A region of uncultured Acidilobus sp. JCHS DNA encodes the following proteins:
- a CDS encoding putative GTPase yields MLLADWRTLARIIRRSTAVLEVLDARDPQGTRSPRAEHMAKAMEKKLILVINKVDLIPREAVSGWLEYFSSMGLTVVAISSLRGTGKGELLRVMREVGGEGTAIFAVIGYPKTGKSSVINMLKGYKSAPTSKVPGSPGYTRGYTLYKVARGVYIIDTPGTIPVGGDPLEAAIRGRSPEEMSDPVKPAVMLVERALKYNPRAIIDAYGIEDRDPYVILEKIALKRSWIYKSTHEPNIEEAARSVIRDYHMGKLWFYVPPPKKA; encoded by the coding sequence ATGCTGCTGGCCGACTGGAGGACCCTGGCCAGGATCATCAGGAGGTCCACGGCGGTCCTAGAGGTCCTTGACGCCCGCGACCCGCAGGGCACGAGGAGCCCTAGGGCTGAGCACATGGCGAAGGCCATGGAGAAGAAGCTCATTCTTGTAATAAACAAGGTTGACCTGATACCAAGGGAGGCGGTCAGCGGGTGGCTTGAGTACTTTAGCTCAATGGGCCTGACAGTCGTCGCTATATCAAGCCTTAGGGGCACGGGAAAGGGGGAGTTGCTGAGGGTCATGAGGGAGGTCGGCGGCGAGGGGACGGCGATCTTTGCCGTCATAGGTTACCCTAAGACGGGCAAGTCAAGCGTCATAAATATGTTGAAGGGTTACAAGAGCGCCCCAACGAGCAAGGTCCCTGGGAGCCCAGGTTACACAAGGGGTTACACCCTTTACAAGGTCGCCAGGGGTGTCTACATAATCGACACGCCGGGCACAATACCTGTGGGAGGAGACCCCCTGGAGGCCGCGATAAGGGGGAGGAGCCCGGAGGAGATGAGCGACCCCGTGAAGCCAGCCGTCATGCTGGTTGAGAGGGCCCTGAAATATAACCCCAGGGCCATTATCGACGCCTACGGAATAGAGGACAGGGACCCCTATGTCATACTTGAGAAGATAGCCCTCAAGCGCTCATGGATATACAAGAGCACTCATGAGCCGAACATTGAGGAGGCCGCCAGGTCTGTAATAAGGGACTACCACATGGGCAAGCTGTGGTTCTACGTGCCTCCCCCTAAGAAAGCTTGA
- a CDS encoding Transcription initiation factor TFIIIB, Brf1 subunit/Transcription initiation factor TFIIB codes for MSNPQPPKAPEGGKAKCPPERIIYDANTGARICLDTGEIVEEQVIGDEAEWRAYTPEEKARRTRVGAPLSLARPNLGVDVYLGSLHEGSGKRIRGLSKRIEALRLQRSYRLGRTLSGIEKNINQALKILDDIANKMELPDKVKEAASKLYRDATEKGLTRGRSIESVVAATLYATCRVLKIPCTIDDIANYLPSKGADVKRDIARCYRLLVRDLSLDIPVIEPELFVNRIVSALGLPDYVAVEAIRVLREARAKGVTAGKDPSGLAAAAVYLAALRYGLRRTQKEIAHVAGVTEVTVRNRYKELVGDEVKKEVGASK; via the coding sequence ATGTCTAACCCTCAGCCCCCAAAGGCCCCTGAGGGGGGCAAGGCAAAGTGCCCTCCTGAGAGGATAATATATGACGCTAACACAGGTGCCAGGATATGCCTTGACACAGGGGAGATCGTAGAGGAGCAGGTCATAGGCGACGAGGCTGAGTGGAGAGCCTATACTCCTGAGGAGAAGGCCAGGAGGACAAGGGTCGGGGCCCCTCTGTCGCTGGCCAGGCCGAACCTAGGCGTTGACGTGTACCTTGGGTCGCTTCACGAGGGGTCAGGCAAGAGGATCAGAGGGCTGAGCAAGAGGATAGAGGCCCTTAGGCTGCAGCGCAGCTACAGGCTAGGCAGGACGCTCTCAGGCATTGAGAAGAACATAAATCAGGCCCTCAAGATACTTGATGATATAGCCAACAAGATGGAGCTGCCTGACAAGGTCAAGGAGGCCGCCTCAAAGCTCTACAGGGACGCAACCGAGAAGGGCCTGACGAGGGGCAGGAGCATAGAGAGCGTCGTAGCCGCCACCCTCTACGCCACGTGTCGCGTGCTCAAGATCCCCTGCACAATTGATGACATAGCCAACTACCTGCCCTCAAAGGGCGCTGACGTCAAGAGGGATATCGCCCGCTGCTACCGCCTGCTCGTGAGGGACCTAAGTCTTGACATACCTGTTATAGAGCCCGAGCTGTTCGTGAACAGGATAGTCAGCGCGCTCGGCCTTCCTGACTACGTTGCAGTTGAGGCCATAAGGGTCCTAAGGGAGGCCAGGGCTAAGGGTGTCACGGCCGGCAAGGACCCAAGCGGTCTCGCCGCTGCCGCTGTGTACCTAGCGGCCCTCAGATACGGCCTTAGGAGGACACAGAAGGAGATAGCGCACGTGGCCGGCGTCACAGAGGTCACCGTAAGGAACAGGTACAAGGAGCTGGTCGGCGACGAAGTTAAGAAGGAGGTCGGAGCCTCTAAGTAG
- a CDS encoding translation initiation factor eIF-5A produces MSVQFATLGDLKKGNYIVIDGEPCRIVEITKAKTGKHGSAKAHVVAIGLFTGQKRTLVAPVDTQVQVPIIEKRNAQVLADLGETVQLMDLETYDTIEVEKPKDDPELMERLKPGAQIEYWLIMGKPKIMRTRSAEES; encoded by the coding sequence TTGAGCGTTCAGTTCGCTACCCTAGGGGACCTAAAGAAGGGCAACTACATAGTGATAGACGGCGAGCCCTGCAGGATCGTCGAAATAACTAAGGCCAAGACGGGGAAGCACGGCAGCGCTAAGGCTCACGTCGTCGCTATAGGGCTCTTCACTGGCCAGAAGAGGACTCTCGTGGCTCCTGTGGACACTCAGGTGCAGGTACCCATCATCGAGAAGAGGAACGCCCAGGTCCTCGCGGACCTAGGCGAAACAGTCCAGCTCATGGACCTTGAGACCTATGACACAATTGAGGTGGAGAAGCCAAAGGATGACCCGGAGCTGATGGAGAGGCTCAAGCCTGGAGCCCAGATAGAGTACTGGCTGATAATGGGTAAGCCAAAAATAATGAGGACTAGGTCGGCTGAGGAGAGCTAG
- a CDS encoding Ketopantoate reductase, with the protein MKAIVVGCGAVGTVLAVALSLGGAEVVVASRRASGCSQRRAEARGLGSSMVSVCGWAHLPKEVDVMVFATKAYDLPSAVNAAEDLGLRPRLAVSVQNGLGSLELVEEAFDSAAGMLIYFGSTGLSECSALYTGGRRVVAGCRRSCDEDALRELLDAIASAGLSSEKVSRDEFEGERWLKLATNAAINPLTLIVWSRNGEIVRDERLRALASALADEVGRVARGLGIRLPEDPVEAALRTASDTSANCSSSVQDVAAGRRTELRYINGAVWEASLKLNSRASLNLFAYLAGEAASEWLKGRRSPCEG; encoded by the coding sequence GTGAAGGCAATAGTGGTGGGCTGCGGCGCCGTTGGCACAGTCCTCGCAGTGGCCCTTTCCCTGGGCGGCGCTGAGGTGGTAGTTGCCTCAAGGAGGGCGTCGGGGTGCTCACAGAGAAGGGCTGAGGCAAGGGGCTTGGGAAGCTCAATGGTTAGCGTCTGCGGCTGGGCGCACCTGCCTAAGGAAGTTGACGTAATGGTGTTTGCGACTAAGGCCTATGACCTCCCTTCAGCTGTTAACGCTGCCGAGGACCTGGGCCTGAGGCCGCGCCTAGCGGTCTCCGTTCAGAACGGCCTTGGATCCCTTGAGTTGGTCGAGGAGGCCTTCGACTCGGCGGCCGGCATGCTCATCTACTTTGGGTCAACGGGCCTCAGCGAGTGCTCAGCCCTCTACACGGGCGGGAGAAGAGTAGTTGCTGGGTGCCGAAGGAGCTGTGACGAGGATGCCCTGAGGGAGCTCCTTGACGCTATTGCGTCAGCTGGCCTCTCCTCCGAGAAGGTATCAAGGGACGAATTCGAGGGCGAGAGGTGGCTCAAGCTGGCAACGAACGCCGCGATAAACCCGCTCACCCTGATCGTGTGGTCGCGTAACGGTGAGATAGTAAGGGATGAGAGACTCAGGGCGCTGGCCTCAGCCCTAGCTGATGAAGTCGGCAGGGTCGCGAGGGGCCTCGGTATAAGGCTTCCTGAAGACCCAGTCGAAGCTGCCCTGAGGACGGCCAGCGATACCTCAGCGAACTGCAGCTCCTCGGTTCAGGACGTCGCGGCTGGGAGGAGGACGGAGCTCAGGTACATTAATGGGGCTGTTTGGGAAGCCTCGCTTAAGTTAAATTCTAGGGCCTCCCTTAACCTATTCGCTTACCTAGCAGGGGAGGCGGCCTCCGAATGGCTGAAAGGGAGAAGGTCACCGTGCGAAGGGTAG
- a CDS encoding 3-methyl-2-oxobutanoate hydroxymethyltransferase, with the protein MAEREKVTVRRVAQMKGRKRIVMVTAYDYPTARVVDQAGVDIILVGDSLSMTVLGNPSTLQVDMETMLRHTEAVARALPRALLVADMPFMSYEMGGAEAVKNAGQFLRAGADAVKIEGGEDYADIVRSFVRAGIPVMGHIGLTPQKHKLLGGYRLMGRTASEALQIIKDAIALEDAGVFSIVIEHTASEVAAEVTKRVSVPTICIGSGPHCDGQVLVLHDILGLSESPPPFAKKYVDLASEMRAAIAKFKEEVEGGLFPEEGRYWRMKEGEYEKVVEALKRQARPGEGA; encoded by the coding sequence ATGGCTGAAAGGGAGAAGGTCACCGTGCGAAGGGTAGCTCAGATGAAGGGCAGGAAGAGAATAGTCATGGTGACGGCCTACGACTACCCTACCGCAAGGGTTGTTGACCAGGCAGGAGTTGACATAATATTAGTGGGTGACTCCCTCTCGATGACCGTCCTTGGCAACCCCTCAACGCTGCAGGTCGACATGGAGACCATGCTCAGGCACACAGAGGCCGTTGCCAGGGCCTTGCCAAGGGCGCTGCTTGTGGCCGACATGCCGTTCATGAGTTACGAGATGGGCGGAGCCGAGGCCGTCAAGAATGCAGGCCAGTTCCTCAGGGCGGGGGCTGACGCCGTTAAGATAGAGGGGGGCGAGGACTATGCTGACATAGTTAGGTCCTTCGTTAGGGCGGGCATCCCAGTCATGGGCCACATAGGTCTGACCCCACAAAAGCACAAGCTCCTGGGCGGCTACAGGCTCATGGGCAGGACGGCCTCTGAGGCCCTTCAGATAATAAAGGATGCCATAGCCCTAGAGGACGCGGGAGTGTTCTCAATAGTTATTGAGCACACGGCAAGCGAGGTCGCGGCCGAGGTCACTAAGAGGGTCAGCGTTCCCACCATCTGCATAGGCTCAGGGCCTCACTGTGATGGCCAAGTGCTGGTTCTTCACGACATACTTGGCCTATCGGAGAGCCCGCCGCCATTCGCCAAGAAGTACGTCGACCTTGCCTCCGAGATGAGGGCTGCCATAGCCAAGTTCAAGGAGGAGGTAGAGGGTGGCCTGTTCCCCGAAGAGGGAAGGTACTGGAGGATGAAGGAGGGCGAGTACGAAAAGGTCGTTGAAGCCTTGAAGAGGCAGGCGAGGCCTGGCGAAGGGGCTTAG
- a CDS encoding reverse gyrase, which yields MPRIEAVFRRLCPNCHGEITAGRLAKGLPCSTCLPEEPEQADPISIGEALQKLGKYGSYLELSYLERDFRDFSGYFEDKHGFAMSSAQRSWARRLLLLDSFSIVAPTGVGKTTLLMAYAAYRAEKDKWRVLYLVPTENLVAQTADRVSKIVGAGSVAYYYSSMRAEDRQAMMERIKGQDYLVLVITPGFMVRNFDVLRAAAPYNLAIVDDVDSLLRNSKNIDRTLMLLGFSEEAISTAFRLVQLRLDLAGALKAGHRERAEQLTKEIASLSLQLQLKQSEAQQGQLVIASATGRPRGVKHLVFRELLGFEVGGGTDYLRNVIDSYLISNDAMASIIELAQGLGRGGLIFVSRAYGKSMVKVVAEALNKAGVRAVHAISNPRRAVEKLVSGEADVAVGVASRYGALVRGIDLPEVIRYALFLGVPAIRLDLRTALLSPRRLLRALMFAEEKDKSFSDYRKRLEALLRSYTVDSRIMAAVIRGQLEARGRLEELRKLVLEASEGVVNLLEGLLQSEGQTIRIGTMVIRRESGSLWLYSPDAPSYIQASGRTSRLFHGSMTRGLSVIIDRIPELVDALQDRLRWLSQAQFVPFKSLDLKSVEKELEASRKEPEAAAKKINIITELIVVESPTKARTIANFWGKPARRREGSLNIYETTVVDNTTNTVHLITVTASKGHVYDLSVEPEEGSLFGVRLKGDVWEPVYSSIKRCLSCGYQFTEEVDQCPRCGSRAIVDSWSIVETLRKVALEVDRVIIMTDPDREGEKIAWDLYLALRPYNQNMYRSAFHEVTPRAFMEALRSPGKIDERLVDAQIARRIDDRWIGFITSQYLWYKLGKNWLGAGRVQTPVLGWVIERYRKYKEGMGFKVRALLPSGTPVTFFTRNRDEAEAASQEAEAAAVTEKVWTEEVNPLPPFTTDELIYEASARLGFSAPLTMKLAQDLFYSGLITYHRTDSTRVSDAGIAVARQYLESHGLGQYFKPRGWGAGGAHEAIRPTRPLSAEELERAILDGSVNVPMQLTGAHYRLYQLIFERFTASQMAPAVLEKAVVKLSLGSLTSEVEAVIGVIKEGFTLVSRPRLEAWVSREVGKEYRVQLSGVKTFKGSLTQLYRSGDLVMLMKKKNIGRPSTYAKVLEANMRHGYVIETKKAKFIVPTSLGMRVYDILTSSPFAPLLSEEASRVLEEGLDKIEQGDLKASEFVVSVKDEITQRLKEAGFALNLGGP from the coding sequence GTGCCAAGGATAGAGGCCGTCTTCAGAAGGCTCTGTCCTAACTGCCATGGCGAGATAACGGCTGGCAGGCTCGCTAAGGGCCTACCGTGCTCCACTTGCCTTCCCGAGGAGCCCGAGCAGGCGGACCCCATTAGCATAGGAGAGGCGCTGCAGAAGCTCGGCAAGTACGGGAGCTACCTTGAGCTCTCCTATCTCGAGAGGGACTTCAGGGACTTCTCGGGCTACTTTGAGGACAAGCACGGCTTCGCCATGTCAAGCGCCCAGAGGAGCTGGGCCAGGAGGCTGTTGCTCCTCGACAGCTTCTCAATAGTGGCCCCAACTGGGGTCGGGAAGACCACGCTCCTCATGGCGTACGCGGCCTACAGGGCTGAGAAGGACAAGTGGAGGGTCCTGTACCTGGTGCCCACGGAGAACCTGGTAGCCCAGACAGCCGACAGGGTCTCAAAGATAGTTGGGGCGGGCTCCGTCGCCTATTACTATAGCTCCATGAGGGCTGAGGACAGGCAGGCGATGATGGAGAGGATAAAGGGCCAGGACTACCTGGTCCTCGTTATAACGCCTGGCTTCATGGTAAGGAACTTCGATGTCCTGAGGGCCGCGGCGCCCTATAACCTGGCTATAGTAGACGACGTGGATAGCCTGCTGAGGAACAGCAAGAACATAGACAGGACGCTCATGCTCTTAGGGTTCAGCGAGGAAGCCATCTCTACGGCGTTCAGGCTGGTCCAGCTAAGGCTTGATCTAGCGGGCGCGCTTAAGGCGGGCCACAGGGAAAGGGCGGAGCAGCTGACTAAGGAAATAGCGTCCCTGAGCCTACAGCTGCAGCTGAAGCAGAGTGAGGCGCAGCAGGGCCAGCTCGTCATAGCGTCAGCCACCGGAAGGCCAAGGGGCGTAAAGCACCTGGTCTTCAGGGAGCTCCTGGGCTTTGAGGTAGGCGGCGGAACTGACTACCTGAGGAACGTTATAGACTCCTACCTGATATCCAACGACGCGATGGCGTCAATCATTGAGCTGGCGCAGGGGCTCGGTCGCGGAGGGCTGATATTTGTGTCACGGGCCTACGGCAAGTCAATGGTTAAGGTAGTCGCCGAGGCCTTAAATAAGGCCGGCGTTAGGGCCGTACACGCCATATCGAACCCGAGGAGAGCCGTTGAGAAGCTCGTCTCAGGTGAGGCAGACGTAGCCGTCGGGGTGGCCTCAAGGTACGGCGCGCTGGTGAGGGGCATTGACCTTCCTGAGGTAATAAGGTACGCGCTATTCCTTGGGGTCCCCGCCATAAGGCTTGACCTGAGGACTGCCCTGCTGTCGCCTAGGAGGCTCCTAAGGGCCCTCATGTTCGCTGAGGAGAAGGACAAGTCGTTCTCGGATTACAGGAAGAGGCTTGAGGCCCTGCTCAGGTCATATACTGTTGACTCACGTATCATGGCAGCGGTCATCAGGGGGCAGCTCGAGGCCAGGGGGAGGCTAGAGGAGCTCAGGAAGCTAGTCCTCGAGGCCTCAGAGGGGGTTGTCAACCTGCTGGAGGGCCTGCTACAGTCAGAGGGACAGACCATTAGGATAGGGACTATGGTGATAAGGAGGGAGTCAGGCTCCCTCTGGCTCTACTCGCCGGACGCGCCTTCCTATATACAGGCCAGCGGCAGGACGAGCAGGCTCTTCCACGGCTCCATGACGAGGGGGCTCTCAGTTATAATTGACAGGATACCTGAGCTCGTTGACGCGCTTCAGGACAGGCTCAGGTGGCTCAGCCAGGCCCAGTTTGTTCCGTTCAAGTCCCTTGACCTCAAGTCGGTTGAGAAAGAGCTTGAGGCCAGCAGGAAGGAGCCTGAGGCCGCCGCTAAGAAGATCAACATAATAACGGAGCTCATAGTGGTCGAGTCGCCCACCAAGGCCAGGACCATTGCTAACTTCTGGGGGAAGCCAGCTAGGAGGAGGGAGGGCTCCCTTAACATATACGAGACAACAGTAGTTGACAACACTACGAACACTGTTCACCTGATTACTGTCACAGCCTCGAAGGGCCACGTCTACGACCTTTCGGTAGAGCCTGAGGAGGGCAGCCTCTTTGGGGTCAGGCTCAAGGGGGACGTGTGGGAGCCCGTCTACTCAAGCATAAAGAGGTGTCTAAGCTGCGGCTACCAGTTCACCGAGGAGGTCGACCAGTGCCCCAGGTGCGGCTCAAGGGCCATAGTAGACTCGTGGAGCATAGTTGAGACCCTGAGGAAAGTGGCGCTGGAGGTTGACAGGGTCATCATAATGACCGACCCCGACAGGGAGGGCGAGAAGATCGCGTGGGACCTGTACTTGGCCCTGAGGCCTTACAACCAGAACATGTACAGAAGCGCCTTCCACGAGGTCACGCCGAGGGCCTTTATGGAGGCTCTGAGGTCCCCCGGCAAGATTGACGAGAGGCTTGTCGACGCGCAGATAGCCAGGCGAATTGATGACAGGTGGATAGGCTTCATCACGAGCCAGTACCTCTGGTACAAGCTGGGTAAGAACTGGCTTGGGGCTGGGAGGGTTCAGACGCCCGTCCTGGGCTGGGTCATAGAGAGGTATAGGAAGTATAAGGAGGGCATGGGCTTCAAGGTAAGGGCCCTCCTGCCCTCTGGCACCCCGGTGACTTTCTTCACCAGGAACCGGGACGAGGCCGAGGCGGCCTCCCAGGAGGCCGAGGCTGCTGCCGTAACGGAGAAGGTGTGGACGGAGGAGGTCAACCCCTTGCCGCCCTTCACGACAGACGAGCTGATATATGAGGCCTCGGCTAGGCTCGGGTTCTCGGCCCCCTTAACAATGAAGCTGGCTCAGGACCTGTTCTACTCAGGCCTTATAACATACCACAGGACGGACTCAACAAGGGTATCTGACGCCGGAATCGCTGTGGCCAGGCAGTACCTAGAGTCGCATGGGCTTGGCCAGTACTTCAAGCCAAGGGGGTGGGGCGCGGGCGGGGCTCACGAGGCGATAAGGCCTACAAGGCCGCTTTCAGCGGAGGAGCTCGAGAGGGCCATACTTGACGGCTCCGTTAACGTGCCCATGCAGCTAACTGGGGCCCACTACAGGCTTTACCAGCTGATATTTGAGAGGTTCACAGCGTCCCAGATGGCCCCTGCCGTCCTAGAGAAGGCTGTCGTGAAGCTGTCGCTGGGGTCACTCACAAGCGAGGTCGAGGCGGTTATTGGGGTTATTAAGGAGGGCTTCACGCTCGTGAGCAGGCCAAGGCTTGAGGCCTGGGTCTCCAGGGAGGTAGGCAAAGAGTACAGGGTTCAGCTCTCTGGGGTGAAGACGTTCAAGGGGAGCCTCACACAGCTCTACAGGAGCGGCGACCTAGTGATGTTGATGAAGAAGAAGAACATAGGCCGCCCGAGCACGTACGCGAAGGTCTTAGAGGCTAACATGAGGCATGGGTATGTCATTGAGACCAAGAAGGCCAAGTTCATAGTGCCCACGAGCCTGGGCATGAGGGTTTATGACATATTGACATCGTCACCGTTCGCGCCGCTGCTCTCGGAGGAGGCCAGCAGGGTCCTCGAGGAAGGCCTTGACAAGATAGAGCAGGGCGATCTGAAGGCCTCCGAGTTCGTGGTGAGCGTAAAGGACGAGATAACACAGAGACTTAAGGAAGCAGGCTTCGCTTTAAACCTCGGAGGCCCTTAG
- a CDS encoding putative transcriptional regulator codes for MPIEQEALVERLRKALDLTLYEAKLYIAMLQGASDPKEASVMSGVPLPRIYDVVKVLESKGMVYKDPNGWYKAVSPRALAAASIARLEEDSRRRAREIAELAEALERLGSKQRAPRYVIVKGAYNIVSAAVDFFKASAVAYITVSTVMARDGLGEGIIKALLSYIGDLRVLLVEGVLVKRISETGIPVKVTQLPLLDSISSRVGLMVIVNEPFGEPVAVAVEDQAQAEPYFRRLSYLWTSIGGGPQGNTS; via the coding sequence TTGCCAATAGAGCAGGAGGCTCTGGTAGAGCGGCTGAGGAAGGCCCTGGACCTGACCCTCTACGAGGCCAAGCTCTACATTGCGATGCTCCAGGGAGCCAGCGACCCAAAGGAGGCAAGCGTAATGAGCGGGGTCCCGCTCCCGAGGATCTATGACGTCGTGAAGGTCCTCGAGAGCAAGGGCATGGTCTATAAGGACCCCAACGGGTGGTACAAGGCCGTAAGCCCGAGGGCGCTGGCGGCGGCGAGCATAGCAAGGCTTGAGGAGGACTCCAGGAGAAGGGCCAGGGAGATCGCTGAGCTCGCTGAGGCGCTGGAAAGGCTTGGGTCCAAGCAGAGGGCGCCTCGGTACGTTATTGTTAAGGGGGCCTATAACATAGTGTCGGCGGCCGTCGACTTCTTCAAGGCCTCAGCTGTAGCATACATAACCGTGTCAACAGTTATGGCTAGGGACGGGCTGGGCGAGGGGATAATCAAGGCGCTACTAAGTTACATAGGTGACCTCAGGGTCCTCCTCGTGGAAGGGGTCTTAGTTAAGAGGATCTCGGAGACAGGCATCCCAGTAAAGGTCACCCAGCTGCCCCTGCTTGACAGCATCTCCTCTAGGGTGGGCCTGATGGTGATTGTTAATGAGCCCTTTGGCGAGCCCGTTGCAGTTGCCGTTGAGGATCAGGCCCAGGCTGAGCCTTACTTCAGGAGGCTCTCATACCTTTGGACTTCAATAGGCGGCGGTCCCCAAGGTAATACCTCGTGA
- a CDS encoding Conserved protein implicated in secretion, translating into MSGIESWPKRWSEESKRETIAEKVKNFISPPPPLKRQIMMASYRVAAQMNRLDYTLSKLQAYDKQLFEKVVNAIIEGDRSKATMYANEVAEVRKMAKIIMTVKYALEKVKLRLDTTLIMGDVNADLAPAIVALKQVAGYLRGAMPDVFADLMDIDEELSAALTQYTSGAVPIFENEYATEEAQKILKEASIVAEQRMKQEFPELPSVEVGAPAAQQGSTAATASTK; encoded by the coding sequence TTGAGCGGGATTGAGAGCTGGCCCAAGAGGTGGTCTGAGGAGTCGAAGAGGGAGACCATAGCGGAGAAGGTGAAGAACTTCATCTCACCACCGCCGCCCCTCAAGAGGCAGATAATGATGGCGAGTTACAGGGTCGCAGCCCAGATGAACAGGCTTGACTACACTCTCAGCAAGCTTCAGGCCTATGACAAGCAGCTCTTTGAGAAGGTCGTGAACGCCATAATAGAGGGCGACAGGAGCAAGGCCACCATGTACGCCAATGAGGTCGCTGAGGTCAGGAAGATGGCCAAGATAATAATGACCGTCAAGTACGCCCTCGAGAAGGTCAAGCTCAGGCTCGACACGACCCTGATAATGGGCGACGTTAACGCTGACCTGGCGCCTGCCATAGTTGCGCTCAAACAGGTGGCTGGCTACCTCAGGGGCGCCATGCCTGACGTGTTCGCCGACCTGATGGACATCGACGAGGAGCTGTCGGCCGCGCTGACCCAGTACACCTCTGGCGCTGTGCCGATCTTCGAGAACGAGTACGCGACCGAGGAGGCGCAGAAGATACTAAAGGAGGCAAGCATAGTGGCCGAGCAGAGGATGAAGCAGGAGTTCCCAGAGCTCCCGAGCGTGGAGGTCGGCGCCCCTGCTGCCCAGCAGGGCAGCACGGCGGCCACGGCCTCCACGAAGTGA
- a CDS encoding oligopeptide/dipeptide ABC transporter, ATP-binding protein, C-terminal domain yields the protein MSLGDIVIETKDLKVYFTKGGFLSKKSIVKAVDDVSIKIRRGEILGLVGESGSGKTTLGRTTIGLQAPTEGQVIYYNSKGISHLITPKTITKDIRRKLQMIYQDPYSSIDPYMKVYDALRQPLYYAGIRERAEIEEIIHKAFDDVGLPYELLNNYVFQLSGGQRQRLAIARALMMDPDYLVADEPVTMLDASLKGLIVEDLKKINQSRGLSILFITHELPVAKVIAHRIAIMYLGKIVEIGPTKRIMENPLHPYTQALLQAYPRLEPEARDKFFKVNVRELELVWPKSGCKFHPRCPFVMKRCETEEPPLKEVEPGHYVACWLY from the coding sequence GTGAGCTTAGGCGATATAGTAATAGAGACCAAGGATCTCAAGGTTTACTTCACCAAAGGGGGATTCCTCTCTAAGAAGAGCATAGTGAAGGCCGTCGACGACGTCAGCATCAAGATAAGGAGAGGGGAGATACTTGGCCTCGTGGGCGAGAGCGGCAGCGGCAAGACTACGCTTGGCCGCACAACCATAGGGCTCCAGGCCCCCACCGAGGGCCAGGTGATATATTATAACAGCAAGGGCATCTCCCACCTGATTACCCCAAAGACCATCACTAAGGATATCAGGAGGAAGCTTCAGATGATCTATCAGGATCCATACTCCTCCATAGACCCCTATATGAAGGTCTACGACGCCCTTAGGCAGCCCCTTTACTATGCGGGGATCAGGGAAAGGGCTGAGATAGAAGAGATAATACATAAGGCCTTCGACGACGTAGGGCTTCCCTACGAACTACTTAACAACTACGTCTTCCAGCTTTCAGGAGGTCAGAGGCAGAGACTGGCCATAGCCAGAGCTCTGATGATGGACCCTGACTACCTGGTTGCCGATGAGCCGGTCACAATGCTGGACGCCTCGCTGAAGGGGCTCATAGTCGAGGACCTTAAGAAGATCAATCAGTCGAGGGGCCTGTCAATACTTTTCATAACTCACGAGCTGCCAGTCGCCAAGGTCATAGCCCACAGAATAGCGATAATGTATCTCGGCAAGATAGTTGAGATAGGGCCCACGAAGAGGATCATGGAGAATCCATTACACCCCTACACGCAGGCGCTCCTCCAGGCCTACCCAAGGCTAGAGCCTGAGGCCAGAGACAAGTTCTTCAAGGTCAACGTCAGGGAGCTAGAGCTCGTCTGGCCCAAGTCAGGCTGTAAGTTCCACCCGAGGTGCCCATTTGTAATGAAGAGGTGCGAGACGGAGGAGCCACCGCTTAAGGAGGTAGAGCCAGGCCACTACGTGGCGTGCTGGCTCTATTGA